The Lolium rigidum isolate FL_2022 chromosome 1, APGP_CSIRO_Lrig_0.1, whole genome shotgun sequence region tgatgcaaattggacgtatcagccgcaGTGATCACCCTcaaggatgatgcatttggtATCCTCGCACCATTGAGCACCGCTAAGATCGCGGAGCCTggtaatggtgagccacctctgcctccacttcctaaggtggttgtacacctgagtggagcacgTGGAGACACCACATTGTTCATACATGCCCTTCGCCACAGCAGTGAGATGAACCTCCTTGAATCCCTTGTCCATCCTCACTCCGGTCTTGATTAAGTTGCACATCTTCTCCAAGACGAAAgtggacatgaatggaagccatttcatggtgccGTTTCCTTTGTGTGAGGCCTTCAAGGCCCTGATCGCTTCCTtgcggttcttgttcttctttgtggCGGCCAACCTGGCCGCgacctctgccgctacctgagccaccaggtcagcCACATTCCCATTGACGGCCGGCGGAGGGGTGACCGCCACCTTCGACTCAAAGAGGGGCTGTGAATCGGGAACTTGTGAAGGATtctgagagtccccaacgcagacaagcgcCTGGCTAAAGTCATCACATAAGGAGTCCTACACACATTGTAGTACATATAACATGAATCTACTTGGGAGCAAAGTCATGCCTAAAGTGGACAACACTAACCATACCAACATCATCCTAAATCATACAAGCAGTTAATTGCAACCGTGAACAACAcaaaccctagcaagatcatggtAGCTCAGCATATTTGGGACAAACAAACAACTGGAAATGTCGAaacctagcaagatcatgatagctcagCACAATCCGGACTAACCACTGCTACAcgaccaaaccctagccaagatcTGACAACTCCTCACCTAGATCTAAACATAACCACGGTACCGGGATAAGGGATTCCTTATAGTCATCGCCGGAGGTGAAGATGTGCTGCACCAGGAAGTAGATAAAGCCACCCAGATGCAGTCGCTACCGCCGGCACTGCCACCGTCGCCgaccggagatgcgtgcgcctcttacctgcttgccgactggaggaggagctcgaaatttggggggagagtggagggggtagaaataggagatggggcgcggcgggaggtgacaGAATCCTTCCCAcccccttttcgcttttcgccgATGCACGCCGCAGCTCTCGCCATctccatcctcgtctccgcgcgtGCGCCGAAGATTCTCTTTTGCATCAACCGCGTTCGAGATTTGCCTACACCGCTGGGAACTGAAACTGGGCATTCCTCCAGGTCACCCGACGATGCTTTGAGAACCGATTCGTGCAACAACGACACTCAGCACAGGCAACCAAATAGATCGAAAATTGTTGGACCGATGCGAGCCAAAGCGAGGCATGGCTATCAAACGCGCCCTTATTGGTTTCTCCAAACCATATTTAATAAGCTTCTAGTCAAATAAAGAGTCAAAAagtcccccgcaaaaaaaagcaTCAAAAATTATCCATTATGTTTTCACCCCTAAGTAGGAGTATGGATGGAGTAGGGCACAATTATAGACGAGCAATAACGATGTCGTCTGCTGAATGTGGTAGTATTATGGACTTTTGCTTTTCTTGGTCATCATCAAGTTTTGCACTTCATGTCACGGATCACTAGGTTAATGTCGACTTTAGTAGCGTTTTCTCCGGGAGGTTGACTTGACTACATAAAACAGATTTGCTCAGTTTCTGACATAACCCGGAAATAGACAGATTCCTGGCGACGTCTGTCATGCAGACCGTTCTTCTACGGTAGGTAAAGCTCACCAAGAAAACATTAACAAGGAACACTAGATGGGACAGAAAAGAATGATGGATCGACAGAAACTATTGTCGATCGTCACGCAATTCTCACGTCGGCCTGAGGTCCTGGAACATGGAGTCCCACTTGAACTCGCCTCTTCCGGCGTCTGTGGCGCCTTCGGAGCTCTGCTCCTCCTCGCCGCAGGTGTTGttgtcgtcctcctcatcctcgtaGGCGCAGTCGTGGAACATGAGGCTGGCCTTCTGCGACGACCCTGTAGACCCTGTAGTGGCCCTATATAGACCGTGTTGTCTTGTACGAGTAATTTAGGTATGTATATATGGTGATGTGTCGCAGGAAAAAGCCTACGCGCACGAGCAGGAGAAGGAGAACCTGACTGTGGCCGCACGCTCAACCTGACCATCCCAACACCTCGATAGGATCGAGCACAGACCCTAACCCTAGCCTCGCTGGGAACAGAGGGTACCCTCCATCGAAGGACTGTCGGATCTGGAGCGGCCACAATATCACCGGTAATGGCGGAGACGACCGTCACGTGTAGCAACCTTAATTagcaggatcagggtgcagcgatTCCATCATCTGGCGGCACTATCGTCGGATCTCAGAGGATGCGTACGCCGCTAACAGGTTTCAAAACCACGCACGCACGCCATGGGGCAGTAGTTAGGCAGCTAGGTGGTTACCCGGTCACGTGACCTCTTTTTTTCTAACGTGGCGTATAGATATCGTATATGTATACAGACGAGTATACATGGGCTGGAAAAAAAACCAAATATAGCCCCTCAACTTCGATTAAGGAGGATTCCTGAAGGAGAGCTCTTCAAATAGACCGTGCTGGTTTCTCTAAACCAAGCTTGGAAGACAGTGAGACGGTCTAAAAGCATCGGTTCTATTTTCACCCCCTATTCACAATCCTTATTGTGTATGGATGGACGAGACACAATTATAGACGAGCAATAACGATGTCATCTGTTGAATGTGGGATATGATGGACTTTTGCTTTTCTTGGTCATCATCAGGTTTTGCACTTTTTTGGACTTCGTTTCACTTGGTGCATGTCGACTTTACCGCGCTTTCTTCGGGAGGTTGACTTGACTTGGATAAAACAGATTAGTTCAGTTTCTCACATAACCTGGAAATAGAGAGATTCATGGCAAAGCGTGGTGCAGATCGGTCTTGTCCTTCACTCACTCGTACTCATGTACCGGCCCATTCATGTAGACAGATCAAACGATTTTACTAGTAATTCTAGGAGTTGTGGAATCTTGACAGATCACTCTGAATCTAGTTTCTACTGCGCGGTAGGTAATACTCGCAGGAACAGAACATTAACAAGAAACACGAGATGGGCAGAATGATGGATCGACTGAAACTGATGAACTAGGTTGTTGATCGTCACGCAATTCTCACGTCGGCTTGAGGTCCTGGAACATGCAGTCCCACTTGATCTCGCCtcttccggtggcggcggcggcgccgccgtcggagctctgctcctcctcgccgccgctcgcgtcttcctcctcctcatcctcctcgtaggCGCAGTCGTGGAACATGAGGCTGGCCTTCTGCGACGACCCCGACGAGAACCGGACACCACCACCGGCTCCCGTGGCAACGCCGCTGTCCGTGATCATAAGCACCATCTTCTTCACGcccctcctccgccgcaccgCGCCGGCGCGGACCACGACGTCATCGCTGCCGCTGCAGATCCTCGGCACGACGGTCGTCGACGCCCTGCCGCTGCTGCAGATCCTCGgcacgaccgacgtcgacgcCCTCCCACCTCCAGCGAGCCGGCGCGCGCACCGGGCGATGCACTTGCCGGCCTTTCGCGCCAGCCGCGCGGTCACGGAGGAGGACAGCGAGTTGGCGGAGGCCGCAGCAGCGGCGTCCTTCCTGGCGAGCTTGAGGATCTCGAGGCGGTGCTTGGCGACGGCGACTCCCATGCTCTTGAGCAGGTCGTGGTCGAAGTCGGGCGCGTCGGCCGGCTCCAGCTCGTTCTCGCTGAAGAGCAGGCCGTACTCGTACGTCGCCGCCGGGGTCAGCCCCGCCTTGGACAGCCACGCGTACCAGTCCATCACTGCCTCTGTGGCTCTGTGCACTCTGCTCACAGCTTCTCTGAGTGATCGATCTCCTTCTTCACTTGTAGTAAGTGCGGCTGCTCTTGATTCGTGTCGGATCTTTATAGAAAGGAAGCTGAGTTAGTTGCAGCTGCTGCTGCACGGGTGAGCTCACATGCACGCAGTGCGCCGGCCGGTAGAAGGATTACTGCCGCTGCCCGCTGTTGCCTCTACGGCTATAACGCGTGAAACATTAGTTGccatcactacgggaaaaactgcAGTTGCCGTGCATtgcatctttgccgtgtgtttccgcacggcaaagatttctttgccgtgcgcacgtagaaaaacgcacggcaaagattttggcCACGGCAAACACGGTacacgagcgcacggcaaagatttgattcacggcaacgacgaaagagagcgccacggcaaagaaagttgcacggcaaaggaccaacatagcgcacggcaaagataggctACACGGCAAAGACGCTGACACACGGCAAAGCACAAAaggcatcgccgtgcacgcctttgcctagtgtttttaacaaacgcacggcaaagcaagtctttgcctagtgtttttaacaaacacacggcaaagcaagcctttgcctagtgtaaacgcacggcaaagatgtaaaaactagatttcttctctgctcaaaaggtgtggcgtggtatagttatcaacaaacgaacgcttagctcagtggcaaggttgcacgctttcTCTACTCTGCGTCCTAGTTCGAATCCCAGACCGATCAGTTTGgagcttttttttagataaaccatatttagcacacggcaaagaagcaacctttgccgtgcggcatcgcacggcaaagacctttgccgtgcaacattgacgaggcgcacggcaaagaagcctttgccgtcgatTGCTTTACCgtgcggtctttgccgtgcggcaacgcacggcaaagcctttgccgtgcatataaggccctttgccgtgcaaatagttgcacggcaaagaaagtttttcccgtagtgcatgTGTGTATCTTGATTCTTGAAGCGTCGGATCTTGTGCATCTGTACACGAGATCGATCTGAAGATCCAACATTATGTACAGTGGCGCTGGCAACACCACATCCTGCCGATCTGATGCAAAAAAAAGGTGCAAAGAAAGAGATGGATCGGGATTTTACTATCTAAAGCTGTCAGGCCGATCTGATGCAAATCCCTGTAGGGGTAGAGTGGCTCCTCACATGCCCCTGCAAAGTTAGTGCAAAGGTGGTGCCAGTTGACGGCTTTCCTTGTCTGCTTATCATTGCTTACATGTAGGTTTGTTTATTAAGTGGGAGCAACGACCCTGCCTGTGTCTTTGTTACAATTCAGTTTCGTTAATCCACTTGAGATACCGGAGCGGCAGATATGAATATGATAGTTGGATTGTGTTAAGCCGACGAGCAAGCATAATTAGAGGCTAAACAGGACGAGAGGAAAGCGATGGCAGTGGCGACAAGGTCACATGGTCGGCCATAACCCATAAGCTAGGGTCCTACGTTTTCTTTTACTGCAACTGTTGTTGAATTGAGATCAAAGGTTACACAAGATTTCAACTCAACCATTTGGGAGAAATGCATATGTCCGTGCATGTATGCACCTTTAATTTTTGAGTGTTAGGATATGTAACATGGAACAATGTCTACTCACCACTAGCAGTCTCTCATCTCTATTAATACACACATCCTATTTTTTCATACACAGATTTGAGTTATATGTGTTGGAATGAATATCTATATAACAATTTGTTCAAATTAACCTGTATTTTTATTTCGATGATATTTTAAACAAGCTCAAATTAACAAAATTCAAAACCCGAATTCCAAAACACAGTGAAAGGTTATGATTCACACAATGAAACAACATGATTCATAATGAAACACATTTGATGTTTTTATCTTGTTTCTCATCCATGTATTTACTATTTTATGGTTTGAAACCTAAGGAAGTTAACAATTATTTTGCTTACTATATGATGAACAAAGTTTGAAACACAGCATGAAATAGactatttaaaaaaaatatttcacGAGGTATCATTAAGTTATTCAAAGTTTCGTCAGGTTAAAAAAGTTGGTTTTGTTTTTTGGAGCTCCCTTCGCTAGAAACCCAAATATTCAAATGGTTTTAAAATGAACTTCTCATTGAAAAAGGCAAAATTAAGCTTTCATCACGCGACCTTCGTGTTGCGCGACGCGGTACCGTCGGCGGGGTGAAATTATttccccgtcgaggcgtcgacccACGCCTTGGCTTAACTAATCTGCCGACGTACGGAACGTACTATGGATTATTGCTTGCGCCCGTCTGGTCTGGCCGGCAGCTCAAAGTGTTGTGTTGTGTTATTATGACCCGCATCACAGGTTGCTCCCATAATTCCTTCTTTCAAAGTACTGTAGTTGTTAACTATGACCAAGGCACATACATAGTGTCACGCAATCATTTTGTTTCAGTGTATGTCATAACTAAAATGCCCTTTGTTGTTCTTTCAGGGCACGTGCGATATGGTCCGTCAAATTCTTTTATTGCAGAGCCTcacttttttttgagggaaatcaACCACGCTAATTTCAAACAATAGTTACAACGTTTATAAGTTCAATTAAGATGTAGCTAGGGGGATCATCGATTCGGTTAGAACTTTTTTTGACTGAAAACAAAACCTAGCCTGCTCATGAACAATTTTATTAGTTTTTCTAGAACAATACTTGAAGTCGACTCTACTTCCATGGAAGTTGATTGACACTCGTCGCTTAATTCTTTTCCTAAACTATCTACAAACCTCGACGCAATAAAACTCACATATTGAGCTAACCTtaaaaacaataaagaacaaaATAGAACTCTAAGTCTCTAACTGAGGTAAGCCATATGATATAATGCTCATAACATCATAAGGCCAGAGCAAAAGGGCTTCGGtgcctataattttttttttcttgaaaagaGGAGCATTGTCCTAGCCTCTCAATCAATCGATGTTGTTTAGTTGCCGTCAGACGGACGGATTAAATTATCCAAGCGAGTAACACAGACGATTATGTCTAATCGACA contains the following coding sequences:
- the LOC124684305 gene encoding uncharacterized protein LOC124684305 — translated: MDWYAWLSKAGLTPAATYEYGLLFSENELEPADAPDFDHDLLKSMGVAVAKHRLEILKLARKDAAAAASANSLSSSVTARLARKAGKCIARCARRLAGGGRASTASTTVVPRICSGSDDVVVRAGAVRRRRGVKKMVLMITDSGVATGAGGGVRFSSGSSQKASLMFHDCAYEEDEEEEDASGGEEEQSSDGGAAAATGRGEIKWDCMFQDLKPT